A single region of the Candidatus Nitrospira nitrificans genome encodes:
- a CDS encoding FAD-dependent oxidoreductase — protein MKDKPADQTTSIWMATANPPELSPLQQSSRADVCVIGAGIAGLSVAYGLAREGKSVIVLDDGRIGSGMTERTTAHLSNEIDDTYTEIERLHGREGARIAAASHTAAIDRIETIVREEEIDCDFERLDGYLFPTGEQAEHFLKQEMEAVERAGLGVERLDRAPVIPLAPGPCLRFPRQGQFHPLRYLIGLAAAIHRQGGRIHTGTHVRRVQGGAEAQVETDDGRRIMAGSIVVATNNPINDLVAIHTKQAPYTTYVIGARVPAGSVPKALYWDTEDPYHYVRTQRVKTAKNAYDCLVVGGEDHKTGQAQDGQARHARLEQWARERFPMIEHIEYRWSGQVMETVDGIGFIGRNPGDEENVYIATGDSGMGMTHGTIAGILITDLIMGRHSAWSTLYDPARKSLGAAGEYAKENINVAAQYTDWVTAGDAQSVEEIRNNSGAVIRRGLAKVAVYRDDAGSLHERSAVCTHLGCIVGWNDTEKTWDCPCHGSRFDKLGKVITGPANSDLAPS, from the coding sequence ATGAAAGACAAACCAGCCGATCAGACCACCTCGATATGGATGGCAACGGCGAATCCACCGGAGTTGTCGCCGCTCCAGCAATCATCGCGCGCCGACGTATGCGTCATCGGCGCGGGTATAGCGGGGCTCTCCGTGGCCTATGGCCTGGCGCGCGAGGGAAAGTCTGTCATCGTCTTGGATGACGGCCGCATCGGGAGCGGAATGACCGAGCGCACGACAGCCCATCTTTCGAATGAAATCGACGACACCTATACGGAGATCGAACGGTTGCACGGCCGAGAAGGCGCGCGCATTGCGGCCGCAAGTCACACGGCGGCTATCGATCGAATCGAAACCATCGTGCGAGAAGAGGAGATAGACTGTGATTTCGAACGCCTGGATGGATATCTCTTTCCGACAGGGGAACAAGCCGAGCATTTCCTCAAACAGGAAATGGAAGCCGTTGAGCGCGCCGGTCTCGGGGTGGAGCGGCTCGATCGCGCCCCCGTAATCCCGCTCGCGCCTGGTCCTTGTTTGCGCTTTCCCCGCCAAGGACAGTTCCACCCGTTACGATATCTCATCGGCCTGGCCGCCGCGATTCACCGGCAAGGAGGCCGCATCCATACCGGAACCCATGTCCGCCGAGTGCAGGGAGGAGCCGAGGCGCAAGTGGAAACAGACGACGGACGGCGCATCATGGCCGGCTCGATCGTGGTCGCCACCAACAACCCTATCAACGACCTTGTCGCCATTCATACCAAGCAAGCCCCCTACACAACCTATGTCATCGGCGCACGGGTGCCGGCCGGCTCCGTGCCCAAAGCCCTCTATTGGGATACGGAAGATCCGTACCATTATGTCCGGACCCAGCGGGTCAAGACGGCGAAGAACGCATATGATTGTTTGGTGGTCGGTGGAGAGGACCACAAGACAGGACAGGCTCAGGATGGTCAGGCCCGTCATGCGCGCCTGGAACAATGGGCACGAGAGCGGTTTCCCATGATTGAACATATCGAGTATCGTTGGTCGGGACAGGTCATGGAGACGGTGGACGGCATTGGATTCATCGGGCGAAATCCCGGTGACGAAGAGAACGTCTACATCGCCACGGGCGACTCGGGGATGGGCATGACGCACGGCACGATCGCCGGCATCCTGATCACGGATCTCATCATGGGACGTCATTCCGCATGGAGTACGCTGTACGACCCGGCCCGTAAGTCATTGGGCGCCGCCGGGGAGTATGCGAAGGAAAATATCAACGTGGCCGCGCAGTATACGGATTGGGTGACGGCCGGAGACGCGCAGTCCGTCGAAGAAATCCGAAACAACAGCGGAGCAGTCATTCGTCGCGGACTGGCGAAGGTCGCCGTCTATCGTGATGACGCGGGATCGCTTCATGAACGATCGGCGGTTTGCACGCACTTAGGATGCATCGTGGGATGGAACGACACCGAGAAAACTTGGGATTGCCCTTGCCACGGCTCTCGGTTCGACAAGCTGGGCAAAGTTATCACCGGTCCGGCCAACAGTGATCTTGCTCCTTCCTAA
- a CDS encoding Gfo/Idh/MocA family protein: MPLRTVPTKPSTVRRPGSRSQARPVRYAVVGLGHIAQVAVIPAFGNAERNSELTALVSDDPQKLKQLSRRYEVPYCYSYREYDQCLREGHIDAVYIALPNSLHCDYAVRAAKAGIHVLCEKPMAVTAQECRRMIQAADKADTKLMVAYRLHFEEANMNTVELARSGKLGNLRLFNSVFTMQVREGDIRVEAELGGGSLYDIGVYCINAARYIYQANPTKVSASMVKGTDRRFREVDEMTTAWLEFPGNRLATFVCSFGAADVSAYEVVGTKGHVRMDPAYEYVGELEQNIALNGKSRSRRYASRDQFAPELLYFSDCILNDRTPEPSGLEGLIDVAIVEALYRSAKTGRPLSVSLPDKKQWPTHEQVIKRPPVRKPTLVRVKSPSL, encoded by the coding sequence TGGCGGTGATACCAGCCTTCGGCAACGCGGAAAGAAACTCCGAACTGACGGCGTTGGTCTCGGATGATCCCCAAAAACTGAAGCAGTTGTCCCGTCGGTATGAGGTTCCCTACTGCTATTCGTATCGCGAGTACGACCAATGCCTGCGGGAAGGTCATATCGACGCCGTGTACATCGCGCTGCCCAACAGCCTGCATTGCGACTATGCCGTCCGCGCGGCCAAGGCGGGAATCCATGTGCTGTGCGAAAAGCCCATGGCGGTCACGGCGCAGGAATGCCGGCGCATGATCCAAGCGGCCGACAAGGCCGATACCAAATTGATGGTCGCGTACCGGCTGCATTTCGAAGAGGCCAACATGAACACCGTTGAGCTGGCCAGGTCCGGCAAGCTCGGCAACCTCCGACTGTTCAATTCGGTCTTCACCATGCAAGTCCGCGAAGGGGACATTCGGGTGGAGGCCGAGTTAGGCGGTGGGTCGCTGTATGACATCGGCGTCTATTGCATCAATGCGGCCCGGTACATCTATCAAGCCAACCCGACAAAAGTCAGCGCCTCTATGGTCAAGGGAACCGACCGTCGTTTTCGAGAAGTCGATGAGATGACGACGGCCTGGCTGGAATTTCCGGGCAACCGGCTCGCGACCTTTGTCTGTAGTTTCGGCGCAGCCGATGTCTCGGCCTATGAAGTGGTCGGCACGAAAGGCCATGTGCGGATGGATCCGGCCTATGAATATGTGGGCGAACTCGAGCAAAACATCGCGCTCAACGGCAAAAGCCGATCCCGGCGATACGCAAGCCGGGATCAGTTTGCGCCGGAGCTTCTGTATTTCTCGGATTGCATTCTCAACGATCGCACTCCGGAACCCTCCGGGCTGGAAGGCCTGATCGATGTGGCGATTGTCGAGGCCCTGTACCGATCGGCGAAAACCGGCCGCCCCCTGTCCGTCTCACTTCCCGACAAGAAGCAGTGGCCCACGCATGAGCAGGTAATCAAACGGCCGCCGGTCCGGAAACCAACGCTCGTTCGCGTGAAGTCGCCCTCGCTGTGA